In the genome of Peromyscus eremicus chromosome 1, PerEre_H2_v1, whole genome shotgun sequence, the window AGGTACTAAGAAGAAGACCCCAAAATGGGGAGCACAGGCTTCAGGCCCAGGCCCAGTTGCTAACCTCTGCAATTGGTTCCTCTCACTCTAACTACACGCCCCTTCCACCATGGCTTTGTTCATAGCTCTACAAGGGTCTCCTTCATACTAGGGAGTCTTCAGGGCTGCATTCAGCAGGAAGTCACAGGAAATACAGCTGCCAACAGTTTCCATGATCCCGGACACTTCAGGCCAGGTGCCCCATGCCATTGCTTCCTTTTCAATAGCCATCTTCCCTTCCATCTCACTGACTATAACTTTGACACAGTTGCCCACTCCCATGGATTACTGGGGTGCAGTTGTCAAAGGAGATCTATTTAGCATGATTCAGCTTAAGCCCTAAATCCCAGTGGAGGTCTTCGCTGGGTGTCAGACTGGCTCTGGGAGTTCCCAGGAATACCATTTTAAGGCCTGCATGTCCAAGCCACTTCTGTGGGAATAGCTTCACCTGTTCCTGCCATTTCATGTTGATACCCCAAACTGGGACCTGGCATCAAGTAAAGAAGACAAGTCAAACCAAGTCGGAGGCTGATCCTGTGTGACAGAGTAAGATGGGGGTCCCCGGTCCCTATGACACTCCCTTGTCCCCTCCAACTGTCAGCTGTAAAGGGACAAAGACACAGCTCCATAATCTTAGAGAGACCTGGACTCAGATTAAACTGAGATTCATGGTTCCAgtgcagaaaagaatttcagccCTAGCCAGTATGAAGCAAAGTTGGAGATTTTATTAAAGATACTTTAATATCATCTTTAAGCATGAGAGAAGTGCTCAAAAAAGACTTAACCAAGTGTGGGTATATGTTTCCCATGGAAGAATGGGGGAAGCAGTGGATATGGAATCCTCAAGGAAGAGTCTCAATTGTCTTAGCATTAGCCACATATAATACCTTTTTGGTGGTTCTCAAGCTACACTTCAAATAGTTGCTAAGAAACCTGTTTCCTGCCGGCGGCGGCagtagtggtacacgcctttaatcctagcactcgggaggcagagacaggcagatctctgtgaattcgaggccaacctgcgctacagagtgagttccaggaaaggaaaaaaactacacagagaaaccctgtctcgaaaaacctaaaaaaaaaaaaaaaaagaaacttgtttcctttcctcttttgaaAAGATTGGAAGCCggtcagtggtggcgcatgcctttaatcccagcacttgggaggcagaggcaggtggatctctgtgagttcgaggccagcctgggctacagagtgagttccaggacaggtgcaaagctacacagagaaaccctgtctcgaaaaaccaaaaaataaaataaaataaaaaataaaagattggagactggccgggcggtggtggcgcacgcctttaatcccagcactcgggaggcagagccaggtggatctctgtgagttcgaggccagcctggtctccaaagcgagttccaggaaaggcgcaaagctacacaaagaaaccctgtctcgaaaaaccaaaaaaagattgGAGACTAGCTCCAGAGATGCCTTGGATGGAACTGTAATCTCATAAGGTAAAACCAGAAGCTACTAGAATTGTTCAGGTTCAGTACACATCCTTTCCCTGTAAATGGAATTTCTGGTGAGATTCCTAGAACATTGCAGGTTTACAGCTGAGAAGGGAGAAAAACCTTTAAGCAACTGTTAATTGTACTGGCATTCTTGCTTCTCCAGGCTCCAGGGTCAGAGACGCTATTCCTTCGGGTCCCCATAATTTTCAGTGttcttctctcctgcctcacaGACCACCAAAGATCCTGAACCAAGAGAAGGAGACTTTAGACTCTCAGGAGTGCTGAAGGACACTGGCAGGCAAGTGCTCCCACACTCCAGTAGAACTGCAGGACTACAGAGAACAGCCCGAGCCCCATCTAGCCACAACCATTGGCCTCTGGATGGGCCAGGTATGGAGGAatatacctgtaatcacagcactctgaAAACTGAGGCAAGAAAATGACGTGAgtgcaaggtcagcctgggctacatactgagtttgagctCCAGAGATAGATCCTGTCTGGAGGAagacagataaagccacagcagctATACAATAATGAACATGGAGTAGGGGTAGCTGAGTAAACAGTGAAGATTAGTTCTGGagtaggtttggttttttgtttgtttgtttgctttgctttgttttgttttccccctgGGTCTCAGAATGGGCTGTGAGTGGAGGCTGAGGTGTGAGGACAGGTGGGTGGCACCAGACCCAAGCTGAGGCCCCGTCCTTGGCCCAAACTTCTCTCAGCTTTTAAAGATAAAGCCAAGAAAAGATGCTGGGGGTGGGCAACTGagatgactttaatcccagcactcaggaggcagaggcaggcagagctacatagtgagttccaggacagccagggctacacagaaacccggtctcgaaaaaacaaaaaacaaaacaaaacaaaacaaaacaaaaaaaaacaggaaaatgtgGGCAAGGGTGTACCAAGTCCCAAATGTAGGACCGTGGTTCATGATGGGTAGCACCGGAGATCTGTCAGATGGCAAAGAAGGGCCTTTATAAAGGAGCGGAATGGACGGAGTCCCAACCTGTTCCAGGCACGTTTTTCAAGTGGTGACCAGACAAGCAGCAGAAGCTCCTAACAGCGATTGTGGCCGCTTGCTGGTTTCCTAGATGACAGTCGGAAGTCACTGGCCCATCCTGAGCtatttcctcccacctcccaagcACCCTGAGCTGTGACTGGATGCGAGCTGACTCAACCTAGGTCCGTCAAGAGGCACAACGCCATTTCTGCTGGTCTCTAGGCCGCAGCTATGAGCCCTATACCCATGTCCACCTTGGACCGTAAAACTACACAGTGCACACCCTCTGCTGCACAATAGAAATCTATTTTAAGGAACAAGGGTCTCATGTGTTGGTTGCCTAGGATGTCCCTGAACGCCTGGGCTCAAGTGAACCTgatgtctcagcctccagaacaatACGAGTTTTAAGCTAGTTTACATCAATCGCAATCTGGGTTTGCGATGAGATTAAGAGAGCTCAGACAATGTCCCTTATAACGCCCAGGCTCTGCCTTTGCTGAGCCCACAGAGAGCAAGATCCATTCTAGCCCATTCCCGCTACGCTCCGCATAAGCGCAACATTAAATGGAACCACCGACAACCAAACAGCCACTACCCGCCTCGATCAAAAATGGTTGCAAGTACCGCTTCCTGCTCTGCTGGGTGCGCTTCCCAGGAAGTACCCGCTGGACCGCCGAATAGTCACCTTCACAAACGGAAATACCCGAGCTTAACCGAAGAAGACCGAACCCAAAACTCCAACGAGGAGCAACCTGGGGGCTGCAAGGGTTGCGCAGGCGCAGAACGCAGCCGGGACAGGAAGAACCGAAGTGGGCAGGCGGCGGAAAGTGCCGAAGCGGCGGGGCGCCCGAGGCCGTTGCCGACCTCCGCAGCGAAGCCGCGCCTGCCGCGGAAGCTGAGCCTCTGTCGGTACCCTGCGGCCGCCAGCGCGGCTGCCACCTCCTCCTTCCACCTCACCGCAGCCTCCTCGCAGAGGGAGCAAGTTGGCCGGAGAGTGGCGGAACCGGGAAGGCCATCGTCCGCAGCCGCAGCGGGGCCTCACAAGACCTGAgcggaagagggggaggagggcgCGGGGGCCGAAGCAGGGGCGGGGCCGAGGATCGCCGAGTCCTCCCGAGCGCCTCCGAACGCACCCGAGGCGCTAAGCCAGGCCAAGAGCCGGACTACGGGAGCCGAGGCGGGCCGTGTGGTGGGCGCGGAGCAGCGCGGCAGGccgggcgggcggcggcggcagcggagGAGGCCGCGGCAGCGGGTCCGAGGAGCGGAAGCGGCGCAGGAGGCGGCGGGGGGCCGGGTGGCCGGGGTCCCGGGCCCcgcggcggctgcggcggcggcggcggcaggatGATCAAGCTGTTCTCGCTGAAGCagcagaagaaggaggaggagtcgGCCGGCGGCACCAAGGGCAGCAGCAAGAAGGCGTCGGCGGCGCAGCTCCGGATCCAGAAGGGTAGGGGTCGGGACCCCGCGTTTGAGGTCAGGGACCGGGGTGTGAAAATGCAGCCGCTGAGGAGGGGTATCGGAAGTCAGGGTGCGAGGGTTGTGATGCGGGACCGGGGGTGCGGTCACTGGGGAGGGTCAGAGATTGGGGCCGGGTGTGGGGCGTTGGGATACTAAGGCCTGGATTGTTAGGGACCTGGAATCTGTTAGGGGAGGGGCATAGTTTGAGAGCCAGACGGGAACTTTGCTTTGGGGTGACGGGCCGTGAGGATAAGGTGAAGGTTGTGAGTTGGAGATAAGTAGGAAACGGTTTAGTGTATTATTTTGGGGTCTTGTAGCCCAGGACTCAGGAGTCGGGCAGAGCAGTTTTGAGTTTGCGGtgagggggaagagaagaagaacGGTGACAAGGTCTAAGAAATGGGAGTGAGGGGTCAATTTAATAAGCTCCGTGCTAGAAGTCTCAGGAGTCGGATGGGAACCTGGGCGTGGAATAACCCGGAGAAGAGGAAGGCCAGTGGAGGCTAGTTGATGAAAAGGGATGATTTAGTGTCGGAAGGGTCATGGTCCTTGAATTAGGATGGACAGATAAACAGAGTGAATAGAGATCATGACTAGAGAGCGTCAGGTTTAGGGTGCTCAGGGGCTCTTGAAAACCAGGATGATGGGAGTAGGGGTTCTTGGGGACTGTGTGGTGGGAACTTCTGGTGGGGGGTCTAGGGGGATAATAAGGGTTTGCCCTTTCCCAAGAGATGGGCATCCAGTTCCAACTGAAGGTGCTTGTATGTGGGATACTGTGTATCCAGAAGAGTCCATGTAGAGACTGAAAAGTGGGGAAGAGTATATAGTACAGACTGAGAGGCGTGAAGCACACACACAACAGAGCTTACAGGTCCGGAAGGAGGACTTGAAGTTTTGCTGACACCTGCCCAGACCTACCTCCTTTCTTTCACCTGTTTCCGCTCCCTCTGTCTGCTGCCCAAATCTAGACATTAACGAGCTCAACCTGCCCAAGACTTGTGACATCAGCTTCTCAGACCCAGACGACCTCCTCAACTTCAAGCTGGTTATCTGTCCTGATGAGGTAAGAGTCAAATAAACGTGGCAGGGGTTCCCAAGAACAGACCAGGGGTAGCCCCGTAGGGAATAGGGAACCCTAATtcattctcccttcctttcccaggGCTTCTACAAGAGTGGGAAGTTTGTGTTCAGTTTTAAGGTGAGTCCCGAGTGGACAGAGGCGGCTCtgtggagaagcagcagcagctgatgCATAGCCAAAAAAAcctacatttctctttttctggggccaggtgggacaagGTTACCCACATGACCCCCCCAAGGTGAAGTGTGAGACAATGGTTTATCATCCCAACATTGACCTCGAGGGCAACGTCTGCCTCAACATCCTCAGGTGACGGCActgccttccctttccctcccaagGCCTGCCTTCCATGCATCCTCTCGgctgtccctctctcccctttATGGTCTGTGATCCTCTGTCTTTTCATTTCCAGGTTGTCTTCTTAATAGCCTGGCCTTGGCTTGCTCCATGGCCTGCC includes:
- the Ube2m gene encoding NEDD8-conjugating enzyme Ubc12; its protein translation is MIKLFSLKQQKKEEESAGGTKGSSKKASAAQLRIQKDINELNLPKTCDISFSDPDDLLNFKLVICPDEGFYKSGKFVFSFKVGQGYPHDPPKVKCETMVYHPNIDLEGNVCLNILREDWKPVLTINSIIYGLQYLFLEPNPEDPLNKEAAEVLQNNRRLFEQNVQRSMRGGYIGSTYFERCLK